ttgtacacctctataagatcgcccctcatccacctgctcaccaaggaataaagtcctctacCTATAACCCaggtccgggtgctgtctgtgtggagtttgcacattctttccatgactgcgtggatttcttctgggtgctctggtatcctcatacatttttttagtttagtttagtttaaagatgcagtgtggaaataggcccttcggcccaccgagtttacacagaccagcgatccccgcacatgaatactatcccacacacactagggacaattttacaattacaccaacccaattaacctacaaaccttaacATTTTTGGGGTgttggaggaaatcaaagatctcggagaaaacccacgcggtcgcagggagaacatacaaactccatacggacagcacccgtagtcaggatcgaacccggatctctggcgctataaggcaacgaCTCTTCCACTGCGCCACTGAATCCCAaagattttcactcagagagttgtgaagctgtggaactctcggcttcagaaggcagtggaggccaattcactggatgcattcaaaagagagttagttagagctcttaatgatagtggagtcaagggatatggggagaaggcaggaacggggtactgattgtgcatgatcagccatgatcacggtgaatggcggtgctggctcgaagggccaaatggcctactcctgcacctattgtctattgtctattgtctattaactatgGTAAGGTATCTAAGAAAGAAgcaccaaaatgcaaaacctctcatttatccaaattaaactccatctgccattccttggcccattgacccagctgatcaagatcccatcgTAATGATAGAtgaccatcttcactgtccactatatcCCGAATTTTGTTTTCATTCGTAAACTTAGTAACCATGCCCCTaatattcacatccaaatcattcagaTAAATAAGAAACAACAGTGGACCTAGCATCGATCCCAGTGATACACCACTTTTGGAGCCCTGCAGAAAGAAAAATATCCCAATATCACCACCCTCAGCTTTCTACCTTCAAGCCAATGTTATAGGTATTGGCTGGCTGGCCTAGAGCGCATGTcatttaaccttccagagaaCCTACCAAGCTACCCTTTGCTGCCTATCCTGAATCAGTCCTTGGCTTTCCAGATGCATGTATAATCCCTTCCAGTAAGTTATCCACCACTGATATAAGGCTTCCCTTTCTTCAGTTCCCAGAAATTTCCTTGCAACCTTTATAAAATGGGGCACAGCTACCACCATCTCCCGTTACTCCATCGGTGGCTATGGAAGATAAACGTGTTGCCACCAGTAGCTGGACAATTCCACAAGTTCATGAATGatgggagtagaatcaggccattcggcccatcaggtctacttcgccattcaattgtggctgatcttgttttccctcctaaccccagtcttctgccttctccccatcacccctgacacccgtggttCACAGTCTGTTCATAGTTGATGTCCCTGGATATGCTTGATCAGGTCCTGAGGGGTTGTCTACCTTAATGCATTTAAAGACCTCAATAGACTCTTTTGTAACGTGGCCTTTCTTCAATACGTCACTATTAACTTCCCCATTGTGTTCCCTTGCATCCACGAACTGTGAAACACATGAAGAATTGGCTACCGTTTTCCCCCAAAGTACAGCAGTGAATTTGTATTAACTCTATGTTGCCACATGAAAAGAGCTTCACACAGGCCTGAAGCAGTGAAAACCCTGTGTAAAATATGTTTCTTTTTATAAGATAGGACCAATGTcaacctcatagaaacatagaaacagaaaaataagtgcaggagtaggccattcggcccttccagccagcaccgccattcaatatgatcatggctgatcatctaaaatcagtacccccttcctgctttttcccccatatcccttgattcctttagcccaaagagctaaatctaactctctcttgaaaacatccagtgaattggcctccactgccttctgtggcagaggattccacagattcacaactctctgggtgaataagatttttcctcatttctgtccCGAATactctacccattattcttaaactgtgacccctggttctggactcccccaacatcgggaacattttttttccttcatctagctgaGGTAATTGTGAGGGAAAGATCATTTCTTTATTGAAGCAGAAAGACATTTCAGGAGAAATTACCAGACAAAGTGGAATATTGCACCACCTTTATTTTAGCATGATTTGAACCAGGTGTTACACGAGTTCATTTAGCACACAGAGTGTATTGAGGCAAGGATGCATGTTTTCATTGCACACGTTGAAGATGGTGGACGATGCAGGTGGATGCAGATCTAATGGTATTGGCTGGAAAGACCTCCTGCGACGGCTAGGAAAAACTTATATGCAGCTTCGTGCAGCTCGGGTGTGAACCCTTCTTTGAGCAGAATGGCGAGTTCAACAAGGAAGGCTTGGCCCAGAAGCTGGAAATGAAAAGAGCAATAATTAGACAAGAAATGGAACAAAAATCAAACCCCAAATCCTCCAGTGATCTCACGGGTAATGGCACGGAATGAGGCCGTTCTGCCCATTGGGTCCACGCCATCTCCCAGTGGTGCAAGCCCATTAGCCCTCTCCTTTTCCCTGTAATCCTATAACTTATTCTGCTCCCGCAGATGCCCAGCAAAGCCCCTTAGATTCTCTTTGCCAACCCATTGGGTAATGCACAGTAACTGATTAGCTTGTAGCCGCAGAAACCTGAAGGAAACTCTTGAAaggcagcagccaaggtcaggattgaaccatcctcacgggagctgtgaagcagccacACTAACTGCTGCCACACTGAGCCGCACAAACGACGCAGGACACATTGCCGCAACTGATGAGTGGTGAACAAGGATTAGAGAATCAACTTTCCACTCAAGTTCCTACCTTGAAGTTTTGAGTGTCTACTCCAATGAGTTGATGTTTCTCGCTGAGCTTCTTGTAGGCAGCGTCTATGTCATGCAGGTGCAAGACTGCCGTATCCAGAGCTCCTACAACTTTCTCTGCATGACCTTGGACACCACTGTCGCCGGCTTTGAAATGGCCATGGAAGCTTTTAAACAGCCTGGTCGTCCAGGGATAGACCGTGAACACCCTGGAGGGGAAAAGCAAAAGTCATCCAGGGTTTTGTGAAAGCTCGGAAACCATTTAACCCCCCCTGGCTCATCATTGAGTCAATTTGCATCATGATAACAACGGAGCATCCATAGATCTGACTGGAACCTCAGTGCCCTGTTGAATACCTGCTCCCTCACCCTGTAGCAAGGTTTACAAATGCATTGAGAATGAAAGAACCTTCATTGCAACCAGACTTGAAGATATAATGCATGAACTAAACTTAAATCAAAAAGACATTTTCATCATACCTTTCCAGGGCATGGGCAGTTGTCACTTTCTTGTCCAATTTGCTCCAGATGTCGGTGATGTACGCGGCTTCTTTGTCTGTTATTTTCACCATTTTGGAGGTTGAGCTTTCACTGCCACTTCTTGCACAAGATAGCTGTGTCGGTCTGGAGTTCTGACTCCACTTTTATAGGTAGCAGCGGAGATCATCTCTGACCAAGACCCGACTGTCATAGGCTGAGTGCTTATGGGCTGGACCCAGGTTCCCCCAGTAAGCTTCACCCTTCTGTGTGCGAGCGTTAAGATAACCACCTGCTGTTTGTGCTtcacttctccccccacccccccccccccacccccccacccccgcccaacGCAAAGAAGCACAACCCAATTCTGCTGAATAATATCTCAACGCATCCACTTTCAAACTGTACAATCCTCTCTTGGTTCAACTCTTCCATTTGAACAAGATGTAACAAGTTCAACTCTTACATTTCCATTTTCCTCTTACACTTTTCCATTAAACAGAATAATTTTCAAAAGGCAGAAATATATACATTTCTGATGTTGAAACCAAACCCTCATCTAATATAATATATTTTGAATAATGTGCTTGTTTATGCCTCGTTTACTTTAGTATATTTATTGTTATCGTGTGTGCCGACATAcattgaaaagcatttgtttgcgtgctatccagtcaaagaaaagactacacatgaatataatcaaggggTTCACAATGcaccgaatcgaggaccagaggacctaggtttaaggtgaggggagaaagatttaataggaacctgagtggtaacttttttacacaaagggtggtggatgtgtggaacgagctaccagagcaggtagttgaggctgggactattggaaagtttaagaaacatttagacagttacatggataggacaggtttagagggatttgggccacacgcaggcaggtgggactagtgtagacgggacatattggccggtatggtcaagttggaccgaagggcctgtttccatgttgtgagactctatgactctacaaaggataaagggtgcaacatttagtgtaagatgtaACATTGAATCTGATAAAGTACGATTGAAGACATGGGATTCTGCTTAGGGAATGTTTAGGACAAAAGAAAACAATATTTAGGACATTGATGGAAAGTTATTTTCAGTCAGTGTTCTGAAATACTGGGCTGCTTCAGTAATATGCCTGTCATGGTCCTTGCAGCCATTTTGACTGCTGATTCTGCAATTAACTTTCAAGTAGGAACATTTTGCCTGTCTACAGGGGGATCTATAATTTggtagcacacaaagtgctggagtaactcagcaggtcaggcagcatccctggagaacatggatagatgacgtttcggatcaggacccttcttcagtcctttgCAGTTTCCAGTTTCTACATTTTAGACTGTGCGGTTCCTTGCTTTTACTCGATAATTTGTTAGATGTGCCGAAAAGTAAACATCCATTCAGTGTGTCCATTCAATGGTAAACTAAGCCATGGGCATTCACAGTCCTATGGCAAGATGGATTTAACATTGTGCTTTGGAGAGAAATTTAGTTCATCTATAGACAAGAATGATAGACGAGGATTAGAAATTGTGACAGGGGAGCAGGCGGTTTTAGAAAAAGTTCTGAAAAAgttgtctcgacacgaaacgtcacccattccttctctccagagatgctgcctgacccactgagttactccagcattgtgtgtctactgaCGGTTTTAGATCTTGTTCTGAGTTCTGAGAAAGTGCTCATTAATAAACTGTGGGGAAATATCTCCCAGCAAAGAGTAGTTTTATCCTCAGGTCCATGCGTTGAAAAGCAAAAAATAAGTTTTGAGCTGATCGGCAATGATAGTTTGAGAAACTAGGGCAAAGGGCGTAGCAGTGGGAAGACATTCGCTGGATCCTAGAGGAAAAAAGTGCATGTTTTGCTACAAAGGCACAAATCCCTACACAAAATTGCCCTCCAACTCTGTATTATCGATGAAATTAAAGACAGTATTAAATCTAAGGCAAAGGCATCCAAAAAAAGCCTTGACAAGCAGTAAGCCCGAAGACTGGGAGTATCTTAAGATTCAGGGAATTGATACTTAATGGgaaaatggaatatgaggtgaaACTTGCAAAAATAGACTCTAAGACCATCCGTTggcatgtaaaaaggaaaaggccAATTCGGCCAAATGTATGTTTTCTTTTACAAACAGAGTGAAGAGAATAAAAAATGAGGAATATTTAAATAATTACATAATTACATAATTATATAATTGAATGGAAGAAGAAGTAAGCAAATACTTTATGTTCATGTTCcaccagagaaaaaaaatagagaaCCACGAAATAGATAGCAAAAATGTAGTAGACACATTCTACTGGAAAGGTTAAAGACCTTAAAAACTGACAAATTCCAAGAATCCGGATGATTAACTTTTCAGAGGTTTCAAAGAGATCTAAGGAGACAGAGGATGTCATGGTTAATATTGATCAGAGACTAGGGTTTGTAGtattgctggtttacatcaaagatagagacaaaatgctggagtaactcagtgggacaggcagcacctctggagagaggaattggtgacgttttgcatcaagactcttcttcagaagtctgaagaagggtcttgacccgaaaacatcacccattccttctctccagaggtgctccctgtcctgctgggttactccagcattttgtctctatctaggTTTTGTGGTGTGTTGGTTTATCAACAGACTTTTGATAAGGTTACATGCAGGAGGAGgtgaacaaaaggacacaaagtgctggagtaactctgcaggtcaggcagcatctctggagaacatggataggtgatgtttcgggtcgagacccttcttcagactcaaaattgGAGCAAATGAAATTGGGGACAATAGGCTTGTTTAAACTGAGTattaacagaaacatagaaaataggtgcaggagtaggccattcggcccttcgaaccagcaacgccattcaatatgatcatggctgatcatccaaaatcagtacctcgttcctgctttttccccatatcccttgattccgttagccctaagagctatatctaactctctcttgaaaacatccagtgaattggcctccaccgccttctgtggcagagaattccacagattcacaactctgggtgaattttttttttcctcatctcagacctaaataacctacccattattcttaaattgtgacccctggttctggactcccccgacatggggaacatttctcttgcatctagcctgtccaatcccttaagaatgttatatgtttctataagatcccctctcatccttctaaattccagtgaatacaagcccagttgatccattctttcctcatatgtcagtcccgccatcttgggaattaacttggtgaacctatgttgcactccctcaatagcaagaatgttctttctcaaattaggagaccaaaactgcacacaatactccaggtgtgatctcaccagggccctgtacaactgcaataggacctccttgctcctaaactcaaatcctctaatAATgtcggccaacatgccattagctttcttcactgcctgctctacctgcatgcttattctcagtgactgatgtacaaggacacccaggtctcattgaagaaaagggagggatgggggtggggggggggggggggggggggtgggggtgggggggtccttaggcagatggttgggcaaggccagagatgaaaaacaggtttgagataaaaggattgaagaatagcgaattatgaagccagaggaaggatataggtttgAGTCAAGGTGGGGCAcagaagagagaaggggaggcaGGGGAAAGTAGAGGGGGGTCGGGATGGGGGAAAGAAGAGGAGGGGCATTTGTATTTATCTACAgtaggagaattcaatgttcatacctttgggttcaCACTCATACTCCCCCTCCTTTCATTCACAGGCAATATGGTAGAGATGAAAAACGAGGAAGGCCATACATCCCAATGGCATTATACTACAGGCACAGGCTCACCAATAACCAGTGGCAGAATGAGGAGCAGATATGTAGACTGGGCTGGTGGTGGAAGTGGaactaatagtggcatttaagaggctctcAAGACGAATATgtgaggaatagacaatagactattggaacctcccttccattgactccatttatacctcacgctggctgggcaaggccaccaacattaccaaagaccagtctcaccatGGTCACCTTCTCCCACCAGCCAAGaggtatagaagcctgaaaaTGTACacttccaaattcagggacaatctcatcccagctgttatcaggcaactaaacaatCCTATCTTCAACAAGAGAGCGGTCCTGGCCTCCCaagtacctcattggagaccttttatcggacttttcttgcactaaatgtttatcctttatttgtgaattctgggcggcttgattgtattcatgcatagtcttttctttgactggatagcacgcaaacaagagcttttcactgtacctcggcacgcgtgaaaataataaatgaaATAATATGAAACACAATACATTTAGGTATATTTACTGGAGATTTACATGACGCAAACTGTAAACCTTTGCCACAGtgtttcaaattgaaggtagacacaaaatgctggagtaactcagcaggtcaggcagcatctcaggagagaaggaatgtgtaacgtttcgggtcaagacacttcttcagactcgacccgaaatgtcactcattcctcctctcccgagatgctgcctgacccgctgagttactccagcattttgtgtctaccttcgatttaaaccagcatctgcagtttttttttccacttACTGTTTCAAATTGAAGTGTGTGGGGCGGAGGGGTTGTGCCTTGTGCAGTGGGATATCTTTGCTAACAGCTGTGAGTGAAGCAGGTGGTTGTCTCTCTCTCGGTGTCGCCCCTCATCACTACGTTTGAGCTCATCCAATAGACCGTGAGTGCGTCCCCACCACcaatggggaggtgaggggaggggagaggcggcTCGGCTCGGATGGCAATAAATACAGGGCGCGTCGAGCAGGAGCTATCTTGCAAGCACCGAGAGATCGGCAAGAGAGAAAAACTCAGCAACAATGGCCCTCTCAGACGCCGACAAACAAGAAATCCACCATGTGACCGAACTCATTAAGGCACATGCTGAAGCTGTGGGTGCTGATGCCTTAGCCAGGTAATGTTCTTAAACGTTCAGAATATTGACTGTTCTTTCATCGATTATTTGTGATTgtcaacatttttcttgcatttccCAAGAACAGCGATACAATTATTAATAAAGTGTGCAATAGCTCCACTCTCTGAATGGAGTTGCAGTTTTTCCAAACTAATGTAATTGCTAGTCTGGAAGTAATGGAGTGTAATCCGAGGAGAGATTTATTGTACCCTGCGTCTGCAAATTACTTCTCTGCCTTTCTTTCCCATGTTCCTTGAAGGCTGTTTGAGCTCCATCCTCAAACCAAGACATACTTCCCGAATTTCAGCGGCTACCATGCCACCGATGCCCCGGTCAAAGCTCATGGCGCCAAGGTAATAAATGCCGTGCTGAAGGCGGCTGAAAACCTGGACAACCTGCCCAAACACCTGGAGAAGCTGGCCACTAAACATGGTCATGAACTGCTTGTGGATCCCCACAACTTTGAGGTAGGTAACCCTTTCATATCCTTACCGTGTCACACACCGTGACGTTAGAGTCGGACAAACAGCAATGCATTTTCAAGTTCATTTATGTGCACTTTCCGCAGTCTGAACGTGTTTAGGCTGGGGATATTTTGGCCCGTGCATCGCACATAAAAGATCCTCAAAGTGcaaacatgcaaaaaaaaaaaaaagatgcattgAGAATATATTAGCACCACCTCACGATGTCCTGTTTTACTTTCACAGCTGTTTTCTGACATCATTGTGGTCACCCTGGCCACTCGTCTGCCCACGTTCAGCCCTGCAACTCACCGTGCCATCGACAAATTCCTTGAGGAACTTGTACACCAATTGAGCTCCAAGTACCGGTGAAGATGCAGTCAAACAACTATTGTGGATGTCAGCAAGATCATCATTCCAATCCACACCTGCCTATTTTCTCAAAATGACGACCAATAAAATCATTCTTCCTTTAAATGCAAATATTGCGTTtgcctttgctctctctctctctctctctccttttgatCTTTTTCACAAGTTGTAATTCGTGAACTTTGGTGTAATTGGTAGAGCTGAGTGCTCAATAAACATTCGCTTCCATCATTGTTTTGG
This is a stretch of genomic DNA from Rhinoraja longicauda isolate Sanriku21f chromosome 21, sRhiLon1.1, whole genome shotgun sequence. It encodes these proteins:
- the LOC144604230 gene encoding hemoglobin subunit beta-like, producing the protein MVKITDKEAAYITDIWSKLDKKVTTAHALERVFTVYPWTTRLFKSFHGHFKAGDSGVQGHAEKVVGALDTAVLHLHDIDAAYKKLSEKHQLIGVDTQNFKLLGQAFLVELAILLKEGFTPELHEAAYKFFLAVAGGLSSQYH
- the LOC144604231 gene encoding hemoglobin subunit alpha, translating into MALSDADKQEIHHVTELIKAHAEAVGADALARLFELHPQTKTYFPNFSGYHATDAPVKAHGAKVINAVLKAAENLDNLPKHLEKLATKHGHELLVDPHNFELFSDIIVVTLATRLPTFSPATHRAIDKFLEELVHQLSSKYR